The genomic window AACTGCCAGAAATATATTTCCTTATTATTTAGGTTGCATTTTATTTTgtcatattttttacattttgaataaaagtgtttttttttgtacTCCTTGTACCAGATTTTTGTTTATTAAGGAAGTGTGGAAGATAAATGATTTATATAATTATAGTACACGTTACAATATAACCACTCGCTTTCATTTACATTGTTAACCTTGGAAAAAACAACTTAAATCTTGAACACAACCTTGTTGGCTGTAAGTCCAGTGTAGGTAGGGATCAGGCTAACCCTTAGTTGGGGTTACACATAAGGTCCAGGTGGGTCGTGGGTCATTTGTGGTGTCATCCTCATCTCTGTCATCTCCAGGCGCTGCTGGATCCATTGCAAGTAGCGAGACAGCTTGGTGAACAACAGGGTTTGTTCACAGCCATGTGACGTGGGTGGCGTAAGGAGCAGGCCTGTTAGGAACGCTGTACCCCTCTCCACAGTCACAACGGGGGTCCCGGACAAGAGGCTGCAGTTCCTCGTTAGTCCTGGTTTGAGGTCTGTCTTATTAAACCTAGTCAACTCAGTCCCACAGAAGCCCTTCTGGCTCCTCATACAGAACATCTTGTTGGTGAGGGGCTGGGAGACGTTCACCTGGTTTCGACAGCCCTCCGCTTTCAGGTAGGAGAGAACAGGGGGGCCGTGGGATTCCCCCCGGAACTTGTCCGGACCCCTGGCCACCCCCTCCCTTCCTGGACTCATCAACACGTTCTCACTGAAATCCTTAGTGGGCAGGCACAGGTGGGAGACAGAGGGGCCATAGGGAAGGGGCTCATTCAGTCTCACCAAGGCCAGGTCGTCCTCCAGACTGCCTCTCTCGTGGCGGTTGTGAATGTACAACTGGGTCGATAGAGGGATCCTCACACTATTATCTGAGGCACCTTAGGGGATGAATGGAAACCGTTAGATTTCAGAAAGATTTGAATCTGCCTGAGCTGGAGGTTTATACACTAACAGATCAAACGTCAGTGTTTTTATCACTGTGGGACTCACCTGTCTGCATGCTGTGGACTTTCTTTCCCATGTACAGGCAGCTAGCTGAGGTCAGGACTGCCTGAGGCCCCAGGATCACCCCGCTACACAGCTCCGCACCAGCCTCATCCACAAACACCACCTGCCAATCACAAAGTCACaggttaaaggggaagttcagtaTTTCACAAATTAATGTTCCTCACCTTGAAAGTAGTCTATAGGCCAGGATAAACAGACGTCCCCTTTAACTCACCATGCTCTACATTGTGCTGGTAGGGGAGGGACTTACTTGCCATGGACAGCGGTTGTGTGGACAGACGTGATAAGCTATGTTGATTTGGTTTGTTGGCTGGAGTCTTCCACAGGGGTGCTTAACTAAGGAAACGGAGACGTCTCTATttaaagtgtgtgagagagagtgttacAGATGTCTAATTCAAAAGAATAGGTAGATGTTAACCTGCAGGTATGCAGCTCCTCTTATCACTGTGAATCTTGTACCCTGTGGTGCAGGAGCACTGGTATGATCCAAAGTTGGGACTGCAGAAGTGGTCACAGGAGAAGGGCCCCTTAGTGGGGCACTGAGAGATATCTGTTATGACACACAAACATATCTCTTAGCCTACTCGCATAAATATGAACTCACactaacacattcacacacacttatAAAGAGTTCTAAGGTAGGTGTTCTGTTGACCTATTTCACAGTTCTTCCCGTGGTACGGCTCTGTGCAGCTACAGGTGTAACCTCCAATGCTGTCCTTGCAGCTGCCACCATGGAGACAGGGATTGGGTTTGCACTGGTCCCCAtctggggaggaagaggaggaagaagaagggggGGGGGATTCAATATCTGGAGTGGGGAGAAAACCCAACACCCCTCTGCCGCGATTCAAAAGAATGAGACTTACCTACGTAGACATTCCAGAAAGTGTCCTATTGAggtataagagagagagagagaaacaatggACACAGGGTTTAAATCAGAAAACTACTGCATTAGTTATGGATAAGGGGATTGCCTATGTTGTCAGATCAGTGCAGTTGAAGGAAAGGAATACattttagactattgagatgcaccctgtAGGCCTAAACTTCTCACAGTTTTGGGTGTGTCTTCAAAGTACTCCCTGGCCTCCTCGTAGTTGCAGGTCTCCTCATAACACTCTCTCTCCAGGTTCCCCTGAAGCATCTCCTCCAAGAAGAACGCATTCGCTCGCTTCGACCGTAGGAAGACCGTGCTGGCGTGCGCAGGGGGTCTGAACACTGAGGATCAGGGAAGTGGAGGTGGATGAAGAGCAGGAGGgataggaggaggaggtagaTGAAGGGGTAGGAGGGGGAGGTGGAtgaagaggaggggaggtggatgtagagggggaggtgggggaggggaggtggatgaggaggGGATGAGGGGCAGGTTGAtgaagaggaggggaagggggaaGGAGGATGAGGGGGAGGTGGGTGAacgggaggaggggaaggaggatgaagaggggAATGAGGATGAGGGGGAggtggatgaagaggaggagaggaagggaaggaggagggGTAGGAGGATGAGGTGGATGAAGAGGAGGGGAATGAGGGGGAggtggatgaagaggaggagaggaagggaaggaggagggGTAGGAGGATAAGGTGGATGAAGAGGAGGGGAATGAGGGGGAGGTGGATGAAGAGGAGGGGTAGGAGGATGAggtggatgaagaggaggagaggagggggaggtggatgaagaggaggggaaggaggagggagaagacatAGGGAACAACAACAACTGAAAAGTGAGACAAACCAGAAGTGACTCAGTATTCATTCTTCTCCTTCCAGGTTGAGGATAATATGTTAAATGGTGGAAAGTTAAACATGGAGCAATGGGATTTTGGTGAAGATTATTCACTTTATGTGGTCCCATCATTGAGTTTCATGCCATTGAATTACATACAGAACAGTTTGCTTAATGTATACCTGTGGAGGCTGCTAAGGGAACAAAACATGGTTTTCATgggtttgataccgttccattcactccattccatctattaaactccattccagccattattatgagccgttctcccctcagcagcctccactgctgtataCCCACACTGTGCTGGTCATATGTAGACTGGAAAACTATGCTAGCAAAGTCATTGTCAGCCTGAACGTATGATTAACAAAATGTCTACTTGGTCCTGTAGCTTTCACAGTGCAGTGGCTTACCTCTCCCATAGCTGCAGACCAGGAGGACACCactcagaagagagagagacagaaaccacCATCGCCTCCACGAGCCCATTACAATCCACATCCACACCGTACCCACAAGCCTCTCTGCCTGTGCCAAGGTCCTGTCTGTAgccctgtctatctctgtctcttgcgctctctctctacctttctgtctgacacacacaacCATGCTgccgtgttaacattgccaagtAAACCCCCACCCGCTTGCCAGCCCAAATGTTCGTTTTTAGTCATTGCTGTATACGCCAACAAAGTTGCGCTTATATGGTGTGAATTTCTCCAGGATAGCGTAATTTATGTGGACCTCCCTGTCACCTGACGTAATAAATGTAGCTGGTGCCAGCTCTAGACAGTTTAAAGATGGTGCCTCGTTAGCAATTGTATGTAATTTAATAGCTACCAAATATGCTACTAATATGCTAATATGTTATGAAGATAAATTGAGATGAAACGTTCAGTAAAACTCATTGTATCACATTAGGTCTTCACAAACACAATGTCCCACAGATGGACTCTAGACTGTACACACAGTAGAGCAAACAGCAAACCCACCTATCCTTGTGTGCTCGGTACTTACACCAGCAATGATTCAAGTCAATGGTGACCTTTGAACCCTGCTGTTTTTCTGATACGATCGATTCAGTttgtactttaaaaaaaacaggAACAGTAGGAACATTTCTGTCTAATGGCACTCCTGACTCAACTTTATAGTGTGTAATGTAGTTTAATGTTGGTATGTGATGACTGGACAttcaaataaaacatgttttttttctttttctttaccATAAGTTACTTGGTCTTGGATACATTTTGTGAAAAATAATGCTAAACCACACAACAATGTTTATTGCCCATAATTCCCCAAGCATCTTTATTGATtggttctcctctctcctttgtcTCCCTCAAACCCACATCATTGAGTGCATTCTACCTGTCCCCCTCgtcttcctcttccctccctccttggGGAGAAACTTTCCCATGACCGGCCGGATCCAGTTGATGTACTTGGACACCTGCGTGTAGATGCCGTACTTGCCCTCACGGGCGCACCCCTCGCCCCAGCTCACCACGCCCGTCACAAACCAAGTGTCCCCGTAACGGGTGACGTGGGGTCCGCCGCTGTCCCCCTGGCATGCGTCCTTCTTCTCCTTATCGTAGCCGGCGCAGAACATGCGGTTGGAGATCTTGTGCTGGCTGGACTGAAGGCAGGTGGCCCGGGGTACGTAGGGCACGGTCAGACGCAGCAGGATGGTGGACGGCTGCTTGGCCTCCCCCACGCGGCCGAACCCACTCACCAGCCCGTCGTGCTGTTTCATCAACACCTTGTATTGATAAGTAGACAGGACACCATTATGTTAGGTTAGGGAACATCTTAACTAAGATATAAACCATAGACAGATtcattatgtactgtatgtttataTGCGTCACTGGATGAAAACGGAAATGTCACACAGAGAATTATGGGTAGTACATCATGCTACAGACCTTCTCTGCAAAGTCGCGTTCGGGCAGGCAGGCGGGGAGGATGTACTGGGTGAACTTGATAGGGTCCTTCAGCATGACGAGGGAGATGTCGTTGTGATAGGTGGTGGAGATGTAGGACCTGTGGATGAACACCTGTTCCACCTGGTGGATGGCCTCCCGCCCATCCTTCACCTCCGTGTCAAACTCTCCTGAAGGCAGACGGACCGATGGGGAGGTTTGATTTCAATCAATTCAATTCATTTGATAGGCTGCTACAACTTAGGCTATGTATGTGTGGTATGGTTATTGACTGTTGTTATTTCACCCAGTAAACAACTATGCTGTACACAGCAATATACTTTAATGATAAAGTTTTGTGATTATGGCACAATTATATTATATAGGATATGATTAACTTAAAAACAATTCCTAGATGTAGAGACCACAGTTAAAGGTGATTGGCTAACGGTACCTACCGAGGACAACGTAAAAGGAGCGTGTCTGGTTCATGCAATGTGCTGCCGTTAAGATGAAGTACTTATTCAGGATGGTTCCTCCACAGAAGCCCCTGTCCTCGTGGTTTACCAGGAAAgcctgtggagagagggagagaaagagagaggaagaatgaaagagagagagatagacagagaaagatagacagagaaaaagagatagagaaaaagaaacaaacagagagagagagaaagaatgagagagaaagaaagaaagagagagagaaagaatgaaagagatatatatatatatatagagagagaaagatagagaaagaaagaaagagaaagaaagagggagagagaaagaaagagagagagacagagttgcAGAAACAAACAACCCTGAATGCTATTTAGAGGGAACCCCACTAGAGGtttctctactctactatacctgCCAGGGACATTCTCCTGGAGGACACTCCTCCCCATCGACAATACGGGTAATGCCTCTCGCCTCGGCATAGATTGGCTTCTCCTTCACCATGTCGATAACGACATCCTCATATGTATATTGGATTTCTCTCTGTTGGGTAACGTTCCTGGCCGTTTCCCTGATagggtcctccatcatgttggtCTTTTCAGTGGTGTTGGTGGCAGTGGTGTTAGGCTGGTAGATGAAGATGGTACGGGTGTTCTTGgataccacaaagccacacttaAAGGCCTCTTCAATGACAAAAGGGCAACAATGTTATTAGGTACTAACTAAGCCCAACCTTCAACCTACTACCAGTCCATGTTGGAGAATGGATCATAGATCATTTTTCTCTCgatctctctgtcgctctgtctgtcgttctgtctgtctgtctgtcgttctgtcgttctgtctgtctgtctgtctgtctgtctgtctgtctgtctgtctgtctgtctgtctgtctgtctgtctgtctgtctgtctgtctgtctgtctgtctgtctgtctgtctgtctgtctgtctgtctgtctgtctgtctgttctgtttctctccctctctctgtcgctcggttgttatgtctgtctgtctgtctgtctgtctgtctgtctgtctgtctgtctgtctgtctgtctgtctgtctgtctgtctgtctgtctgtctgtctgtctgtctgtctgtctgtctgtctgttgttctgtctctctctctttctctctctatctctccctcctctcaccgTTGGAAAGGCAGGACTTGTCGTCTGTGTCCAGATAGTAGCCATCGGCACAGGAGCATTGCACACTGTCCTTCTTCACGTGGCAGAAGTGATCACAGTCTCCATTCTTATTCTCACACAGCTCAGGAATGGCTGCAGAACAG from Salvelinus namaycush isolate Seneca chromosome 40, SaNama_1.0, whole genome shotgun sequence includes these protein-coding regions:
- the f10 gene encoding coagulation factor X, translated to MFRLSQTCFLLLLLHGVASEVFLNSDDANQVLNRRRRANSPFEEWRQGDMERECMEERCDREEAREIFEDDKLTTEFWNTYYDGDACVSKPCVHNGVCKDGIGLYTCFCLAGFQGHNCEIAIPELCENKNGDCDHFCHVKKDSVQCSCADGYYLDTDDKSCLSNEAFKCGFVVSKNTRTIFIYQPNTTATNTTEKTNMMEDPIRETARNVTQQREIQYTYEDVVIDMVKEKPIYAEARGITRIVDGEECPPGECPWQAFLVNHEDRGFCGGTILNKYFILTAAHCMNQTRSFYVVLGEFDTEVKDGREAIHQVEQVFIHRSYISTTYHNDISLVMLKDPIKFTQYILPACLPERDFAEKVLMKQHDGLVSGFGRVGEAKQPSTILLRLTVPYVPRATCLQSSQHKISNRMFCAGYDKEKKDACQGDSGGPHVTRYGDTWFVTGVVSWGEGCAREGKYGIYTQVSKYINWIRPVMGKFLPKEGGKRKTRGTGRMHSMMWV
- the prozb gene encoding protein Z, vitamin K-dependent plasma glycoprotein b, yielding MVVCVRQKGRERAQETEIDRATDRTLAQAERLVGTVWMWIVMGSWRRWWFLSLSLLSGVLLVCSYGRVFRPPAHASTVFLRSKRANAFFLEEMLQGNLERECYEETCNYEEAREYFEDTPKTDTFWNVYVDGDQCKPNPCLHGGSCKDSIGGYTCSCTEPYHGKNCEIDISQCPTKGPFSCDHFCSPNFGSYQCSCTTGYKIHSDKRSCIPAVKHPCGRLQPTNQINIAYHVCPHNRCPWQVVFVDEAGAELCSGVILGPQAVLTSASCLYMGKKVHSMQTGASDNSVRIPLSTQLYIHNRHERGSLEDDLALVRLNEPLPYGPSVSHLCLPTKDFSENVLMSPGREGVARGPDKFRGESHGPPVLSYLKAEGCRNQVNVSQPLTNKMFCMRSQKGFCGTELTRFNKTDLKPGLTRNCSLLSGTPVVTVERGTAFLTGLLLTPPTSHGCEQTLLFTKLSRYLQWIQQRLEMTEMRMTPQMTHDPPGPYV